A window of Streptomyces sp. SAI-127 contains these coding sequences:
- the eccCa gene encoding type VII secretion protein EccCa yields MSVVIVKRPPRVLPPEVPNEEVKLESPPELPRTEDDSLLMNLLPMLGMGSSAAFFFMPGAQGFMKIMGGLMLVSTVAMLVAQIVRARKGPSGQMAEARRDYLKYLAQKRREVRRTVHKQRDAQYYLHPAPEQLWALVAEGSRLWERRAMDPDFVQVRIGLGPQQLATPLVAPDTAPVDELEPLTAHAMQQFIASYGTLGELPLAIGLRSFYHVTISGDAETVYGQTRSVVGQLASLHSPEDVVIAVVASPGAAVDWEWTKWLPHMQHKESDGAGSRRLLCYDLGELEEMIAHQLEGRPRWSRDGSPVLDQPHVVVVLDGGGVPADSVLASAEGLQGVTIVEVVPGELDEARGSLSVRVWPDAMELEAGTGVFTGVPDVLSQAQAESLGRQLAPLRLGAADADEPLLANLDFTDLMQIGDAASVDVSRTWRPRTLHERLRVPIGLGESGEPVMLDLKEASQEGMGPHGLCVGATGSGKSELLRTLVLGLAVTHSSETLNFVLADFKGGATFTGMGNMPHVSAVITNLADELTLVDRMRDSITGELTRRQELLRQAGNYANITDYEKARAAGAALDPLPSLVLIIDEFSELLAAKPDFIEMFIQIGRIGRSLGVHMLLASQRLEEGKLRGLDTFLSYRIGLRTFSAAESRTAIGVPDAYHLPNVPGAGILKYDTETMVQFKAAYVSGTYRPNGPMAQGGGRIDRSPVLFTAAPVPVRILTEPEPETRSNQVDDALADTVLDVIVSRLDGQGPPAHQVWLPPLDEPFSLDQVLPALNISAERGLHAEGYHAQSKLIVPVGLVDKPFEQRRDVMYADLSGSAGHALIVGGPQSGKSTLVRTMVTSFALTHTPAEVQFYALDFGGGGMLALENLAHMGGAASRLDQEKVRRTVAEVHGILNAREEFFRSKSIDSMGTFRNRRAQGHYPDQQWGDVFLIIDGWATFKNDYEMLDPVIADIATRGLGFGIHLIITATRYTEMRPALRDQILSRLELRLGDAMESEFDRKRAENVPMGKPGRGLSPDKLDYLAATPRIDGSTAVEDLADGMAHLVQSVNNAWQGPAAPKVRMLPTMLHASELPGGGDFGSRGIAVGVDELTLSPVFVDFETDPLFVIYGESESGKSSLLRFIAKQVSERYATNKALFVVSDFRRALLGQVPESHMYKYCASGPQLQEVMESLAGSMSRRMPGPDVTPDQLRNRSWYNEPDAFIFIDDYDLVATSMGNPMSVLLEYLPFARDLGLRIILARTTSGASRSSFEPVLTRIKELGAQGIVLSGDPSEGPVFNNIKAAPMPPGRGQFISRRTSGQLVQTGYLPES; encoded by the coding sequence GTGAGCGTCGTCATCGTCAAGCGCCCGCCGCGGGTACTCCCGCCGGAGGTGCCGAATGAGGAGGTCAAGCTCGAGTCACCTCCCGAACTCCCTCGCACCGAGGACGACAGCCTCCTGATGAACCTGCTGCCCATGCTGGGCATGGGTTCGTCGGCGGCGTTCTTCTTCATGCCCGGCGCCCAGGGCTTCATGAAGATCATGGGCGGCCTCATGCTGGTGTCCACGGTCGCCATGCTGGTCGCCCAGATCGTGCGGGCCCGGAAGGGACCGTCCGGTCAGATGGCCGAGGCCCGGCGCGACTACCTCAAGTACCTGGCGCAGAAGCGCCGTGAGGTCCGCCGCACGGTGCACAAGCAGCGCGACGCCCAGTACTACCTGCACCCGGCGCCGGAGCAGCTGTGGGCGCTGGTCGCCGAGGGATCGCGGCTGTGGGAGCGGCGGGCCATGGACCCGGACTTCGTCCAGGTCCGGATCGGCCTGGGCCCGCAGCAGTTGGCGACGCCGCTGGTCGCGCCCGACACCGCCCCGGTGGACGAACTGGAGCCGCTGACCGCGCACGCGATGCAGCAGTTCATCGCGAGTTACGGCACGCTCGGTGAACTCCCGCTGGCCATCGGGCTGCGCTCCTTCTACCACGTGACGATCTCCGGGGACGCGGAGACGGTCTACGGCCAGACCCGGTCGGTCGTCGGTCAACTGGCCTCGCTGCACTCGCCCGAGGACGTGGTGATCGCGGTCGTGGCCTCGCCGGGTGCGGCAGTGGACTGGGAGTGGACCAAGTGGCTTCCGCACATGCAGCACAAGGAGTCCGACGGCGCCGGCAGCCGCCGTCTGCTCTGCTACGACCTCGGCGAGCTGGAGGAGATGATCGCCCACCAGCTGGAGGGCCGCCCCCGCTGGAGCCGGGACGGCTCCCCGGTGCTCGACCAGCCGCACGTGGTCGTCGTACTCGACGGCGGCGGTGTTCCCGCCGACTCGGTCCTCGCCTCGGCGGAGGGGCTGCAGGGCGTGACCATCGTCGAGGTGGTGCCCGGCGAACTCGACGAGGCGCGTGGCTCGCTGTCGGTGCGGGTGTGGCCCGACGCCATGGAGCTGGAGGCGGGCACGGGTGTCTTCACCGGTGTCCCCGACGTGCTGTCGCAGGCGCAGGCGGAGTCGCTGGGCCGTCAGTTGGCGCCGCTGCGGCTCGGTGCCGCCGACGCGGACGAACCGCTGCTGGCGAACCTGGACTTCACCGACCTGATGCAGATCGGTGACGCGGCGAGCGTGGACGTCTCGCGCACCTGGCGGCCGCGCACCCTGCACGAGCGGCTGCGCGTGCCGATCGGTCTCGGCGAGAGCGGCGAACCGGTCATGCTGGACCTCAAGGAGGCCTCGCAGGAGGGCATGGGCCCGCACGGCCTGTGCGTCGGCGCCACCGGTTCCGGCAAGTCGGAGCTGCTGCGCACCCTGGTCCTCGGCCTCGCGGTGACGCACTCGTCCGAGACGCTCAACTTCGTGCTCGCGGACTTCAAGGGTGGTGCCACCTTCACCGGCATGGGCAACATGCCGCACGTCTCCGCGGTCATCACCAACCTGGCCGACGAGCTCACGCTCGTGGACCGGATGCGTGACTCCATCACCGGTGAGCTGACCCGCCGCCAGGAACTCCTGCGGCAGGCCGGCAACTACGCCAACATCACCGACTACGAGAAGGCGCGCGCCGCCGGTGCCGCGCTCGACCCGCTGCCCTCGCTCGTCCTGATCATCGACGAGTTCAGCGAACTGCTCGCCGCCAAGCCCGACTTCATCGAGATGTTCATCCAGATCGGCCGTATCGGCCGTTCGCTGGGTGTGCACATGCTGCTCGCCTCGCAGCGCCTCGAAGAGGGCAAGCTGCGCGGCCTGGACACCTTCCTGTCGTACCGCATCGGTCTGCGCACCTTCTCCGCGGCGGAGTCCCGTACGGCGATCGGTGTGCCCGACGCCTACCACCTGCCGAACGTCCCCGGTGCGGGCATCCTCAAGTACGACACCGAGACGATGGTGCAGTTCAAGGCCGCCTACGTGTCGGGTACCTACCGGCCGAACGGGCCGATGGCCCAGGGCGGCGGCCGGATCGACCGCTCCCCCGTGCTGTTCACCGCCGCGCCGGTACCGGTGCGGATCCTCACCGAGCCGGAGCCGGAGACCCGGAGCAACCAGGTCGACGACGCGCTCGCCGACACCGTCCTCGACGTCATCGTCAGCCGCCTGGACGGTCAGGGCCCGCCCGCCCACCAGGTGTGGCTGCCGCCGCTGGACGAGCCGTTCAGCCTCGACCAGGTGCTGCCGGCCCTCAACATCAGCGCGGAGCGCGGTCTGCACGCCGAGGGCTACCACGCCCAGAGCAAGCTGATCGTCCCGGTCGGCCTGGTCGACAAGCCCTTCGAGCAGCGCCGTGACGTGATGTACGCGGACCTGTCGGGGTCCGCCGGTCACGCGCTGATCGTGGGTGGCCCGCAGTCCGGCAAGTCGACGCTCGTGCGCACGATGGTCACCTCGTTCGCGCTCACCCACACCCCCGCCGAAGTGCAGTTCTACGCCCTCGACTTCGGCGGCGGCGGCATGCTCGCGCTGGAGAACCTGGCCCACATGGGCGGCGCGGCCTCCCGTCTGGACCAGGAGAAGGTCCGCCGTACGGTCGCGGAGGTGCACGGCATCCTCAACGCCCGTGAGGAGTTCTTCCGCTCCAAGAGCATCGACTCCATGGGCACCTTCCGAAACCGCCGGGCGCAGGGTCACTACCCCGACCAGCAGTGGGGTGACGTCTTCCTGATCATCGACGGCTGGGCGACGTTCAAGAACGACTACGAGATGCTCGACCCGGTCATCGCGGACATCGCCACCCGTGGTCTCGGCTTCGGTATCCACCTGATCATCACCGCGACCCGGTACACCGAGATGCGGCCCGCGCTGCGCGACCAGATCCTCAGCCGCCTCGAACTGCGGCTCGGTGACGCGATGGAGTCGGAGTTCGACCGCAAGCGGGCCGAGAACGTGCCGATGGGCAAGCCCGGCCGCGGTCTGTCCCCGGACAAGCTGGACTACCTCGCCGCCACGCCCCGGATCGACGGGTCGACCGCGGTGGAGGACCTCGCCGACGGCATGGCGCACCTCGTCCAGAGCGTCAACAACGCCTGGCAGGGCCCGGCGGCACCGAAGGTGCGGATGCTGCCGACGATGCTGCACGCGTCCGAGCTGCCCGGCGGCGGCGACTTCGGCAGCCGCGGTATCGCGGTCGGCGTCGACGAGCTCACCCTCTCGCCGGTCTTCGTGGACTTCGAGACCGACCCGCTGTTCGTCATCTACGGCGAGAGCGAGTCCGGCAAGTCCTCGCTGCTGCGGTTCATCGCCAAGCAGGTCTCGGAGCGGTACGCGACCAACAAGGCGCTGTTCGTGGTCTCGGACTTCCGGCGCGCGCTGCTCGGCCAGGTGCCCGAGAGCCACATGTACAAGTACTGCGCCTCGGGTCCGCAGCTCCAGGAGGTCATGGAGTCACTGGCCGGCTCGATGAGCCGCCGTATGCCGGGCCCGGACGTGACGCCGGACCAGCTGCGCAACCGCTCCTGGTACAACGAGCCGGACGCGTTCATCTTCATCGACGACTACGACCTCGTCGCCACGTCGATGGGCAACCCGATGTCGGTCCTTCTGGAGTACCTGCCGTTCGCGCGCGACCTGGGTCTGCGCATCATCCTGGCCCGCACCACCTCCGGCGCCTCGCGCTCCTCCTTCGAGCCGGTCCTCACCCGGATCAAGGAGCTCGGCGCACAGGGCATCGTGCTGTCCGGTGACCCGTCGGAGGGCCCGGTGTTCAACAACATCAAGGCCGCGCCGATGCCTCCGGGCCGCGGTCAGTTCATCTCGCGCCGGACGAGCGGCCAGCTCGTCCAGACGGGATACCTGCCGGAGAGCTGA
- a CDS encoding putative T7SS-secreted protein has translation MGMFDDPNWPGLTFNPAKGDLHTIESLAYDVKTVGDELDEMREMLVGIGKTDGVWDGEAAKKFQEKVGELPKYLQQGHESMNACSRALKGWHDELETMQRQAKNLEERAVEARKRLDQKNADVDKVNVKIEGAQFQQLTEQQAKALSEEADSASRAAQDAATDLKLLIENGEALRKYWEEQAAKAEKAIREAANNRPPDISIWDKITDGLKGAWDGFKNFLIDNADLFSTISSALAAAAIVVNVIPVGGQVASAILGAGAIAFSGAAMAGHWMGGASPFKIGMDAFGMLPGIGAAKGLFTGIKAGAKGAKLAAGLTQGGKGLMQGIKNGVMSTQINKRILGPLGKALPESEVWKISLPTKAGSALFGTGKLIFGGDDGGSQPAVSTHPTPANPGQPSPVRTMPYPATGDKFLQTLAA, from the coding sequence ATGGGAATGTTCGACGACCCCAACTGGCCCGGACTGACGTTCAACCCGGCCAAGGGCGACCTGCACACGATCGAGTCACTGGCGTACGACGTGAAGACGGTCGGCGACGAGCTCGACGAGATGCGCGAGATGCTGGTGGGCATCGGCAAGACGGACGGCGTCTGGGACGGCGAGGCCGCCAAGAAGTTCCAGGAGAAGGTCGGCGAACTGCCCAAGTACCTTCAGCAGGGCCACGAGTCGATGAACGCCTGCTCCCGGGCGCTCAAGGGCTGGCACGACGAACTCGAGACCATGCAGCGCCAGGCCAAGAACCTCGAGGAGCGCGCGGTCGAGGCCCGCAAGCGGCTCGACCAGAAGAACGCCGACGTCGACAAGGTCAACGTCAAGATCGAGGGCGCGCAGTTCCAGCAGCTCACCGAGCAGCAGGCCAAGGCCCTGTCGGAGGAGGCGGACTCCGCCTCGCGAGCCGCCCAGGACGCCGCGACCGACCTCAAGCTCCTCATCGAGAACGGCGAGGCGCTGCGCAAGTACTGGGAAGAACAGGCCGCGAAGGCCGAGAAGGCCATCCGCGAGGCCGCGAACAACCGGCCGCCGGACATCAGCATCTGGGACAAGATCACGGATGGCCTGAAGGGTGCCTGGGACGGGTTCAAGAACTTCCTGATCGACAACGCGGACCTGTTCTCCACCATCTCCAGCGCGCTGGCAGCAGCCGCGATCGTCGTCAACGTCATTCCGGTCGGTGGCCAGGTCGCTTCCGCGATCCTGGGCGCGGGCGCCATCGCCTTCTCCGGGGCTGCCATGGCCGGCCACTGGATGGGCGGCGCCTCGCCCTTCAAGATCGGCATGGACGCGTTCGGCATGCTTCCCGGCATCGGCGCGGCCAAGGGCCTGTTCACCGGCATCAAGGCAGGAGCGAAGGGCGCCAAGCTCGCCGCCGGCCTCACCCAGGGCGGCAAGGGCCTGATGCAGGGCATCAAGAACGGTGTCATGTCGACGCAGATCAACAAGCGGATCCTGGGTCCGCTCGGCAAGGCCCTGCCCGAGTCGGAGGTCTGGAAGATCTCGCTTCCCACGAAGGCGGGCAGCGCCCTCTTCGGCACCGGAAAGCTCATCTTCGGCGGCGACGACGGTGGCAGCCAGCCCGCGGTGTCGACTCACCCGACTCCGGCGAACCCGGGCCAGCCCTCTCCGGTCCGGACGATGCCGTACCCCGCCACGGGTGACAAGTTCCTCCAGACCCTGGCGGCCTGA
- a CDS encoding DinB family protein, producing the protein METGRVRTDRLGVLLDQFDCVRERAQVRLEGLGDEEYLWEPVPDCWSIRRRSEAVTPRAYGPGEWVLDKGAPDIPSGEYAEVARQAADGMSVAKIAEDWSVSVERVEEVLAHTGPVEPDITPVTTIAWRLGHLHSCFAGEWEWTFGERRTDPHQLVDFTPSAALAQERFWSLLDRWREAVGRVTEDQLDTIGFSQYPYGSAPDEPYISVLWGSNLELIHHMAEIALLRDLWQARFNTAG; encoded by the coding sequence ATGGAGACGGGACGCGTACGCACCGACCGACTGGGCGTACTGCTGGACCAGTTCGACTGCGTCAGGGAGCGGGCCCAGGTACGGCTCGAGGGGCTCGGAGACGAGGAGTACCTGTGGGAGCCGGTCCCCGACTGCTGGTCGATCCGGCGCCGGAGCGAGGCGGTGACGCCCCGGGCGTACGGTCCCGGCGAGTGGGTCCTCGACAAGGGCGCCCCGGACATCCCCTCGGGCGAGTACGCCGAGGTCGCCCGCCAGGCCGCCGACGGCATGAGCGTCGCCAAGATCGCCGAGGACTGGAGCGTGAGCGTCGAACGGGTCGAGGAGGTCCTGGCCCACACCGGGCCGGTGGAACCCGACATCACGCCGGTCACGACCATCGCCTGGCGACTCGGACACCTCCATTCCTGCTTCGCCGGCGAGTGGGAGTGGACCTTCGGCGAACGCCGCACGGATCCCCACCAGTTGGTCGACTTCACCCCCTCCGCGGCCCTGGCCCAGGAACGCTTCTGGTCCCTGCTCGACCGCTGGCGCGAAGCCGTCGGCCGGGTCACCGAGGATCAGCTGGACACGATCGGCTTCTCCCAGTACCCGTACGGCTCCGCGCCCGACGAGCCGTACATCTCCGTGCTGTGGGGGTCCAACCTCGAACTCATTCACCACATGGCGGAGATCGCGCTGCTCCGCGACTTGTGGCAGGCCCGCTTCAACACTGCTGGGTAG
- a CDS encoding nucleic acid/nucleotide deaminase domain-containing protein, producing MGVVLPSELDAALDLIGISWPNVDEDDYRDMAQAMREFADDIEDGAADAHQAITDLIGGNEGLAIQALEKHWDLVKGKHLTNLSEAGRVAATALDAVAVLIEGAKIAAIAQLGILAAEIVAAIAAAPVTLGLSTLGGIAGTQATRIAVKRIFQEVCEEIASRIIEVATGPIFQALGAMAGDLVLQLGGNALGTQNGVDLGQTAKAGREGLDEGVDSLKSGGGMQLASAGGGAGGSMQLAGAGGDGGSSSGGGGGGSQFSMDLESYDRAGNGLKSAGGKIRDGAGSKLTRAKSSHGRARGKDPLTNLLDPMVDELMEGIGKGVKRSAAHLDESMTSGLSKMAKRHKANDDDIATQLQGITKSPGRDVPVYHLDDKGKVTRITSAGHHDLTDDDRTRLTSLNLQGDSVPERKAGKYPLPKGKRESKPSQQVAFGSTDLSQATKTARQANGDYGRTSKGKFSSRNYAAGRYGKPGADDEFIIVGRSKWPASHSERQVGIPFLNAGTKDGLTELYTEREPCTTGKGAQNCSAWMSEYLPKDVRVSHTVEYGDTPDSKQKGNDAMEKYLNGMNPKKR from the coding sequence GTGGGTGTAGTCCTGCCGAGCGAGCTGGATGCGGCCCTGGACCTGATAGGCATCAGCTGGCCCAACGTCGACGAGGACGACTACCGCGACATGGCCCAGGCCATGCGGGAGTTCGCCGACGACATCGAGGACGGCGCCGCGGACGCGCACCAGGCGATCACCGATCTGATCGGCGGCAACGAGGGCCTCGCGATCCAGGCGCTGGAGAAGCACTGGGACCTCGTCAAGGGCAAGCATCTGACCAACCTCTCCGAAGCGGGCCGAGTGGCGGCGACCGCGCTGGACGCGGTCGCGGTGCTGATCGAGGGCGCGAAGATCGCGGCGATCGCCCAACTCGGCATCCTCGCCGCGGAGATCGTGGCTGCCATCGCGGCCGCCCCGGTCACCCTGGGCCTGTCGACGCTGGGCGGTATCGCGGGTACGCAGGCCACCCGGATCGCGGTGAAACGCATCTTCCAGGAGGTGTGCGAGGAGATCGCCTCGCGGATCATCGAGGTCGCCACGGGTCCGATATTCCAGGCTCTCGGCGCGATGGCGGGTGACCTGGTCCTGCAACTGGGCGGCAACGCCCTGGGGACGCAGAACGGCGTCGACCTCGGCCAGACCGCGAAAGCGGGCCGGGAGGGCCTGGACGAGGGCGTCGACAGCCTCAAGTCGGGTGGGGGCATGCAGCTGGCCAGCGCGGGCGGGGGCGCGGGCGGTTCGATGCAGCTGGCCGGTGCGGGTGGGGACGGCGGGTCGAGCAGCGGCGGCGGTGGCGGTGGCAGTCAGTTCAGCATGGACCTGGAGTCCTACGACCGCGCGGGCAACGGGCTCAAGAGCGCGGGCGGCAAGATCCGCGACGGGGCCGGCAGCAAGCTGACCCGCGCGAAGTCCTCGCACGGCCGCGCCCGGGGCAAGGATCCGCTCACCAATCTCCTCGACCCCATGGTCGACGAGCTCATGGAGGGGATCGGAAAGGGCGTCAAACGCTCCGCGGCCCACCTCGACGAGAGCATGACCAGCGGCCTGAGCAAGATGGCCAAGCGTCACAAGGCCAACGACGACGACATCGCGACCCAGCTCCAGGGCATCACCAAGTCCCCGGGACGCGACGTCCCCGTCTACCACCTCGACGACAAGGGCAAGGTCACCCGCATCACCTCGGCGGGGCACCACGACCTCACCGACGACGACCGCACCCGTCTGACCTCGTTGAACCTCCAGGGCGACAGCGTCCCCGAGCGCAAGGCGGGCAAGTACCCGCTGCCCAAGGGCAAGCGGGAGAGCAAACCCTCGCAGCAGGTAGCCTTCGGTAGCACTGATCTCTCGCAGGCCACCAAGACGGCCCGGCAGGCCAACGGTGACTACGGAAGGACGTCGAAGGGGAAGTTCTCCAGCCGGAACTACGCCGCGGGCCGGTACGGAAAGCCGGGCGCCGATGACGAGTTCATCATCGTCGGCCGCAGCAAATGGCCTGCCTCGCATTCGGAGCGCCAGGTGGGCATACCGTTCCTCAACGCCGGGACCAAGGACGGGCTGACCGAGCTCTACACCGAACGAGAACCGTGCACGACCGGAAAGGGCGCTCAGAACTGTAGCGCCTGGATGTCGGAGTACCTCCCGAAGGACGTACGCGTCTCCCATACCGTCGAATACGGTGACACGCCGGATTCGAAGCAGAAGGGCAACGACGCGATGGAGAAGTACCTGAACGGCATGAACCCGAAGAAGAGGTAG
- a CDS encoding SUKH-4 family immunity protein has product MPPLVDHTMMESVFPAEEIETWEEEKLPAGLHASARSVLTDVGLPHDRSSFFLLDGALFEGEDTPAAFRRCAELDHFSAYEDMPKGWENWLVIGEIFYDVVVLDPESGTVYCLPDGEYRALPLNRDLVSFAYFTYLLQVERPNYDFSVSEDVDDSEAVAISLRERMIQADPLPFEGVEPAWSEEFDWDDDDAPRLPPWDAVLSNVYESID; this is encoded by the coding sequence ATGCCCCCGCTCGTCGACCACACGATGATGGAGTCGGTCTTTCCCGCCGAGGAGATCGAGACGTGGGAGGAGGAGAAACTCCCCGCCGGGCTGCACGCCTCGGCCCGTTCGGTCCTGACCGACGTCGGACTTCCGCACGACCGCAGCTCCTTCTTCCTCCTGGACGGCGCGCTCTTCGAGGGCGAAGACACCCCGGCCGCGTTCCGCCGTTGCGCAGAGCTGGACCACTTCTCCGCGTACGAGGACATGCCCAAGGGCTGGGAGAACTGGCTCGTCATCGGTGAGATCTTCTACGACGTCGTCGTCCTCGATCCCGAGTCCGGAACGGTGTATTGCCTGCCGGACGGCGAGTACCGGGCCCTCCCGCTCAACCGCGACCTCGTTTCCTTCGCCTATTTCACCTATCTGCTCCAGGTCGAGCGCCCGAACTATGACTTCTCGGTGTCCGAGGACGTCGACGATTCGGAGGCCGTGGCCATTTCTCTGCGGGAACGGATGATCCAGGCCGATCCGCTTCCGTTCGAAGGCGTAGAGCCTGCTTGGTCGGAAGAATTCGACTGGGATGACGACGACGCTCCGCGTCTCCCCCCGTGGGATGCTGTGCTCTCGAACGTGTACGAGTCCATCGACTAG
- a CDS encoding SUKH-4 family immunity protein — protein MTALTGDVRRFDPEELTTFSAAAVASIRHEPSADFLRNVGIPTRPNPWFDLVDGSPEQVRTLGDAYGDVRQRWTNLPQGAEGWLLLGMVPYDDIALDGASGVVYCLPGDESEAYPLNKDLPSFAHFLCLLERERPNYDFESELENIDPERAAARLTEQMRKIDPAALDVTNSRWHDILEYVAKPEAR, from the coding sequence ATGACTGCCCTCACAGGCGACGTCCGGCGTTTCGATCCGGAGGAGCTCACCACCTTTTCCGCAGCGGCGGTGGCGAGCATCCGGCACGAGCCGAGTGCGGACTTTCTTCGCAATGTCGGCATTCCGACCCGCCCGAATCCCTGGTTCGACCTCGTGGACGGCTCTCCGGAACAGGTCAGGACGCTCGGCGACGCCTACGGCGACGTCCGCCAGCGGTGGACGAACCTGCCCCAAGGCGCCGAGGGCTGGCTTCTGCTGGGCATGGTGCCCTATGACGACATCGCCCTGGACGGGGCCTCCGGAGTCGTGTACTGCCTTCCGGGCGACGAATCCGAGGCCTATCCGCTGAACAAGGATCTCCCCTCCTTCGCCCACTTTCTCTGTCTGTTGGAGAGGGAGCGCCCGAATTACGACTTCGAGTCGGAACTCGAGAATATCGACCCGGAGCGTGCGGCGGCCCGCCTCACCGAGCAGATGCGGAAAATCGACCCGGCCGCTCTTGACGTGACCAATTCCCGCTGGCACGACATCCTGGAGTATGTCGCCAAACCCGAGGCGAGGTAA
- a CDS encoding nucleic acid/nucleotide deaminase domain-containing protein, translating into MNDSNIRHLGGITLPLAVGPYFTTAASDPVPLQEFALSVERTVVLEECRDWARFGSDRGFEICADQEGVVRAVLLDWTEESRFVNATPEAFAQSLAALDQALAVILGTEVPQEAAAAYAELEQRLRTLDPRAFEGREHWWPLVLDDIRDTASAEWFTAFEIVNDRGEKQIVTQAGDVGVHPEERLWARLRAAGVQPEQVLRIHTELEACFMPGHYCSLWLGQVFPEAQLTHNFPYGETAESRTEGIRLLREAAAEQAQ; encoded by the coding sequence ATGAATGACAGCAATATTCGACACCTCGGGGGGATCACCCTCCCTCTGGCCGTCGGCCCGTATTTCACGACGGCCGCGTCCGACCCCGTTCCGCTGCAGGAGTTCGCCCTGTCCGTCGAGCGTACGGTCGTGCTGGAGGAGTGCCGGGACTGGGCGCGGTTCGGGTCGGACCGCGGGTTCGAGATCTGCGCCGATCAGGAGGGCGTCGTACGCGCCGTGCTTCTCGACTGGACCGAGGAGTCGCGGTTCGTGAACGCGACTCCGGAGGCCTTCGCCCAGTCGCTCGCCGCACTCGACCAGGCCCTCGCCGTGATCCTCGGCACCGAGGTGCCGCAGGAGGCCGCAGCCGCGTACGCGGAGTTGGAGCAGCGGTTGCGGACCCTCGACCCGCGGGCGTTCGAGGGGCGGGAGCACTGGTGGCCCCTCGTCCTCGACGACATCCGGGACACCGCGAGCGCGGAGTGGTTCACCGCCTTCGAGATCGTGAACGACCGGGGTGAGAAGCAGATCGTCACGCAGGCCGGCGACGTCGGCGTCCACCCGGAGGAGCGGCTGTGGGCCCGGTTGCGAGCCGCAGGTGTGCAGCCGGAGCAAGTGCTGCGGATCCACACCGAGTTGGAGGCCTGCTTCATGCCGGGGCACTACTGCTCGCTGTGGCTCGGGCAGGTCTTCCCCGAGGCGCAGCTGACACACAACTTCCCCTACGGGGAGACGGCCGAGTCCCGCACCGAGGGCATCCGGCTGCTGCGCGAGGCCGCCGCCGAGCAGGCGCAGTAG